Proteins found in one Chlamydia pneumoniae TW-183 genomic segment:
- the murA gene encoding UDP-N-acetylglucosamine 1-carboxyvinyltransferase — MQIAQVFGCGRLNGEVKVSGAKNAATKLLVASLLSDQKCTLRNVPDIGDVSLTVELCKSLGAHVSWDKETEVLEIYTPEIQCTRVPPTFSNVNRIPILLLGALLGRCPEGVYVPTVGGDAIGERTLNFHFEGLKQLGVQISSDSSGYYAKAPRGLKGNYIHLPYPSVGATENLILAAIHAKGRTVIKNVALEAEILDLVLFLQKAGADITTDNDRTIDIFGTGGLGSVDHTILPDKIEAASFGMAAVVSGGRVFVRNAKQELLIPFLKMLRSIGGGFLVSESGIEFFQERPLVGGVVLETDVHPGFLTDWQQPFAVLLSQAQGSSVIHETVHENRLGYLHGLQHMGAECQLFHQCLSTKACRYAIGNFPHSAVIHGATPLWASHLVIPDLRAGFAYVMAALIAEGGGSIIENTHLLDRGYTNWVGKLRSLGAKIQIFDMEQEELTTSPKSLALRDASL, encoded by the coding sequence ATGCAGATTGCTCAAGTATTTGGTTGTGGTAGACTTAATGGTGAGGTAAAAGTTTCAGGAGCAAAAAATGCTGCAACTAAGCTGCTTGTTGCTTCTTTACTTTCTGATCAGAAGTGCACACTGCGGAATGTCCCCGATATAGGAGATGTTTCCTTAACTGTAGAGTTATGCAAGTCGCTAGGAGCACATGTTTCTTGGGATAAGGAAACAGAGGTTTTGGAAATCTATACTCCCGAAATACAATGCACAAGAGTTCCTCCCACATTTTCAAATGTCAATAGGATCCCCATCCTTTTATTAGGAGCGCTGTTAGGGCGTTGCCCTGAAGGTGTCTATGTTCCCACTGTGGGGGGAGATGCTATAGGAGAAAGGACCTTAAACTTTCATTTTGAAGGGTTAAAACAACTTGGTGTGCAGATTTCCTCTGATAGTTCGGGATACTACGCAAAGGCTCCTCGAGGTCTTAAAGGGAATTATATTCATCTACCCTATCCTTCTGTAGGGGCTACAGAAAATCTCATACTCGCAGCAATTCATGCTAAAGGAAGAACGGTTATAAAAAATGTAGCTCTCGAAGCTGAAATCTTAGATTTGGTGCTCTTTTTGCAAAAGGCAGGGGCGGATATCACTACCGATAATGATCGTACGATAGATATTTTTGGCACTGGAGGTCTCGGCTCTGTAGACCACACCATCCTTCCAGATAAGATTGAAGCAGCCTCTTTTGGAATGGCCGCGGTTGTCTCTGGAGGACGTGTTTTCGTCCGAAATGCTAAACAAGAACTTCTGATTCCCTTCCTCAAGATGTTGCGCTCCATAGGCGGAGGATTTTTGGTCTCCGAGTCGGGAATAGAATTTTTTCAAGAACGCCCCTTGGTGGGAGGTGTTGTCTTGGAAACCGATGTTCATCCAGGGTTCCTGACGGACTGGCAACAACCCTTCGCAGTTCTACTATCACAGGCTCAGGGATCTTCAGTAATCCATGAGACTGTCCATGAAAATCGCCTCGGCTACCTTCATGGTCTTCAGCACATGGGAGCTGAGTGTCAGCTTTTTCATCAGTGCTTAAGTACCAAGGCATGTCGTTATGCTATCGGGAATTTTCCTCACAGCGCTGTGATTCATGGGGCGACGCCTTTATGGGCCTCGCATTTAGTCATTCCAGATTTACGAGCAGGATTTGCCTATGTCATGGCAGCACTGATTGCAGAAGGAGGAGGCTCTATTATTGAGAACACTCATCTTCTAGATCGTGGATATACAAATTGGGTAGGCAAGCTCAGAAGCCTCGGAGCTAAAATTCAGATCTTTGATATGGAACAGGAAGAACTTACAACCTCTCCAAAGTCTTTAGCCCTAAGAGATGCATCCCTGTAG
- the tarP gene encoding type III secretion system actin-recruiting effector Tarp codes for MAAPINQPSTTTQITQTGQTTTTTTVGSLGEHSVTTTGSGAAAQTSQTVTLIADHEMQEIASQDGSAVSFSAEHSFSTLPPETGSVGATAQSAQSAGLFSLSGRTQRRDSEISSSSDGSSISRTSSNASSGETSRAESSPDLGDLDSLSGSERAEGAEGPEGPGGLPESTIPHYDPTDKASILNFLKNPAVQQKMQTKGGHFVYVDEARSSFIFVRNGDWSTAESIKVSNAKTKENITKPADLEMCIAKFCVGYETIHSDWTGRVKPTMEERSGATGNYNHLMLSMKFKTAVVYGPWNAKESSSGYTPSAWRRGAKVETGPIWDDVGGLKGINWKTTPAPDFSFINETPGGGAHSTSHTGPGTPVGATVVPNVNVNLGGIKVDLGGINLGGITTNVTTEEGGGTNITSTKSTSTDDKVSITSTGSQSTIEEDTIQFDDPGQGEDDNAIPGTNTPPPPGPPPNLSSSRLLTISNASLNQVLQNVRQHLNTAYDSNGNSVSDLNQDLGQVVKNSENGVNFPTVILPKTTGDTDPSGQATGGVTEGGGHIRNIIQRNTQSTGQSEGATPTPQPTIAKIVTSLRKANVSSSSVLPQPQVATTITPQARTASTSTTSIGTGTESTSTTSTGTGTGSVSTQSTGVGTPTTTTRSTGTSATTTTSSASTQTPQAPLPSGTRHVATISLVRNAAGRSIVLQQGGRSQSFPIPPSGTGTQNMGAQLWAAASQVASTLGQVVNQAATAGSQPSSRRSSPTSPRRK; via the coding sequence ATGGCAGCTCCTATCAACCAACCATCGACAACGACTCAGATAACTCAAACTGGGCAGACTACAACGACAACAACGGTAGGATCATTAGGAGAGCATTCTGTTACAACAACAGGATCTGGGGCAGCAGCACAAACATCTCAGACAGTAACTCTAATTGCAGATCACGAAATGCAAGAAATTGCAAGTCAAGATGGATCCGCGGTAAGCTTTTCTGCTGAGCACTCTTTTTCTACCCTCCCTCCAGAGACTGGAAGTGTTGGAGCTACAGCACAATCCGCTCAATCTGCGGGGCTATTTTCATTATCAGGTCGTACACAAAGAAGAGATTCGGAGATTTCTTCCTCTTCTGACGGCAGTTCGATATCTAGAACTAGCTCAAACGCATCTTCTGGAGAAACAAGCAGAGCTGAAAGTAGTCCTGATCTAGGCGACTTGGATAGCTTATCAGGAAGCGAGCGCGCTGAAGGAGCCGAAGGACCTGAAGGACCTGGAGGCTTACCTGAAAGTACGATTCCACATTATGATCCTACCGATAAAGCGTCTATTTTGAACTTCTTGAAAAATCCTGCAGTTCAGCAGAAAATGCAGACCAAAGGAGGCCACTTTGTTTATGTAGATGAAGCCAGAAGTAGTTTCATTTTTGTCCGCAATGGTGACTGGTCAACTGCTGAGTCTATAAAAGTTTCTAATGCAAAAACCAAAGAAAATATTACTAAGCCTGCGGACTTAGAAATGTGCATCGCTAAATTCTGTGTGGGATATGAAACCATCCACTCGGATTGGACGGGACGCGTAAAACCTACAATGGAAGAGCGCTCGGGAGCCACAGGAAATTACAATCATCTGATGCTCAGCATGAAATTTAAAACTGCTGTAGTCTACGGTCCTTGGAATGCTAAAGAATCTAGTAGTGGATATACACCCTCTGCATGGCGTCGTGGAGCAAAAGTAGAAACAGGTCCGATTTGGGATGATGTTGGGGGCTTGAAAGGCATTAACTGGAAAACGACCCCAGCTCCAGACTTCTCCTTTATAAATGAAACTCCAGGTGGAGGGGCTCACTCGACGTCTCATACAGGTCCTGGCACTCCAGTAGGAGCTACTGTGGTTCCTAATGTGAATGTCAACTTGGGAGGCATTAAGGTTGATCTGGGTGGCATCAATTTAGGTGGAATTACAACGAATGTCACTACAGAAGAAGGTGGTGGAACCAACATAACATCTACGAAATCCACATCTACTGATGATAAAGTCTCAATAACATCTACAGGATCTCAAAGTACGATCGAAGAAGACACTATACAATTTGACGATCCTGGTCAGGGAGAGGATGATAACGCAATTCCCGGCACAAACACACCTCCTCCTCCAGGTCCTCCGCCAAATCTAAGCAGTTCTCGCTTGCTGACTATTTCGAATGCGTCCTTGAACCAAGTCTTACAGAATGTCCGACAACATCTGAATACGGCTTATGATTCGAATGGTAATTCAGTCTCAGATCTCAATCAGGATTTAGGCCAGGTAGTAAAAAACAGTGAAAACGGAGTGAACTTCCCTACTGTGATTCTTCCTAAAACTACTGGCGATACAGATCCATCCGGTCAAGCAACCGGAGGAGTCACTGAGGGCGGCGGTCATATCCGTAATATTATCCAAAGGAATACACAATCTACGGGGCAAAGTGAAGGAGCAACACCTACACCTCAACCTACTATAGCAAAGATAGTGACTTCCCTGAGAAAAGCAAATGTAAGTTCCAGCTCTGTGCTACCACAACCACAAGTAGCTACGACGATCACCCCTCAAGCGAGAACGGCCAGTACATCTACAACGAGCATAGGAACCGGGACAGAAAGCACATCTACAACAAGTACGGGAACGGGAACAGGAAGTGTCTCCACACAAAGTACTGGCGTAGGGACACCAACTACGACGACTCGATCTACAGGAACTTCGGCGACAACCACAACATCATCAGCTTCGACACAAACACCCCAAGCGCCTCTTCCCTCTGGGACCAGGCATGTTGCTACAATCTCCTTAGTGCGTAATGCTGCAGGAAGGTCTATTGTATTACAACAAGGGGGTCGATCTCAAAGCTTCCCGATCCCTCCCTCAGGGACTGGAACACAGAATATGGGGGCACAATTGTGGGCTGCAGCAAGTCAAGTTGCTTCCACTTTAGGCCAGGTCGTGAATCAAGCAGCTACAGCAGGTTCTCAACCCTCCTCTCGTAGATCTTCCCCAACAAGTCCACGAAGAAAATAG
- a CDS encoding YebC/PmpR family DNA-binding transcriptional regulator produces the protein MAGHSKWANTKHRKERADHKKGKIFSRIIKELISAVKLGGADPKSNARLRMVIQKAKENNIPNENIERNLKKATSAEQKNFEEVTYELYGHGGVGIIVEAMTDNKNRTASDMRIAINKRGGSLVEPGSVLYNFARKGACTVAKSSIDEEVIFSYAIEAGAEDLDTEDEENFLVICAPSELASVKEKLISQGATCSEDRLIYLPLRLVDCDEKDGEANLALIDWLEQIEDVDDVYHNMS, from the coding sequence ATGGCAGGGCATAGTAAGTGGGCCAATACGAAACATCGCAAGGAAAGAGCAGATCATAAAAAAGGCAAGATTTTTTCTCGTATTATTAAAGAGTTGATTTCAGCTGTTAAATTAGGGGGAGCTGACCCTAAGTCCAATGCGCGATTACGTATGGTGATACAGAAAGCTAAGGAAAATAATATCCCTAATGAGAATATCGAAAGGAATTTGAAGAAAGCAACTTCTGCAGAGCAAAAGAACTTTGAAGAGGTTACCTATGAGCTGTATGGTCATGGGGGAGTGGGAATTATTGTGGAAGCAATGACGGATAACAAGAACCGTACGGCTTCTGATATGCGCATTGCTATAAATAAACGTGGAGGTTCTCTTGTAGAACCTGGAAGCGTACTTTATAATTTTGCAAGGAAAGGGGCGTGTACTGTCGCTAAGAGCTCTATAGATGAAGAAGTAATATTTTCTTATGCTATAGAAGCAGGAGCTGAGGATCTCGATACCGAAGATGAAGAAAACTTCTTAGTGATCTGTGCTCCAAGTGAACTTGCCTCCGTTAAAGAGAAACTTATCAGTCAGGGTGCGACTTGTAGTGAAGACAGGTTGATTTATCTTCCCTTGCGTCTAGTAGATTGTGATGAGAAAGATGGCGAGGCAAACTTAGCTCTTATTGATTGGCTAGAGCAAATCGAAGATGTGGATGACGTCTACCACAACATGTCCTAA